The Akkermansia sp. N21116 genome includes a region encoding these proteins:
- a CDS encoding tetratricopeptide repeat protein → MYLLLSSPYLSTATRKAAHACLIGMMAGLYMAVALPAQAEPEQSESGTATGDGIKIPGASFQEGLKSLRSNVPLVAARHFRKSLDANSKNWSREQIVIVSQYLAESLIRGGSYQEGLELLSSLPQNPANNYWTAIGLIGQGSLSKALQWLVRTDLSQSPEWVPYFLQVRAVIAGRLHDYQLLQASLASLVALNQGELSARAAVWLADFQIRKKEYEQAAKTLAPLLKSPSTPEAGSGQPTPREEPSWMAVIKPLAQVVHANLLASQGQWDEAQNELKTLASAKNAPDKVKDLALVASAFLKIERENASSGSESSSPAPASTGSATTDNTDYMGEDQLLAFISSNPDSALLTDVFLVLMREKTFSSNPQALEKLTSWANGSDNTRQPLAAYALCDVLAGKKDYEEIIDLIRRTLKKSPANPVSESLLLKALGILLKQGLVDQADALIKEFPGFKSAAVRFEAGRIAYEQQRFDDALNAFKSVIRTGGGDNLISSALYNANLTALELADKSSLKDVMQQTVMDSKLREALAYEQAHYSAQRMMPEALEELRKMIADYPSSPWVIPARLDMAEVMLNLNPPDVDGAVQQISLLKEDDMDEEQKLRLIRLNIMVPEIRQNWAEAIFTARKALKQYPNAPCADAIQLKLGELLYKNGSFNEALLVLQPFASQYPDSDLQRAALFLAGKAAEQCNTQSSLDTALTLFRQLAHTPGKLALSSELEIATLLLRSGKSREAIASLNELLQRKLPSTIRLQALSTEADAWASLGESDPESLTKAREFCTRMLEMPNIHLYWKFKALSQRAQFAEKQGDMEAALHDYSTILQYKPDPHSVDKRDWYWFYSAGFAALHILELRQDWQAALNLAVRLSKTTGPKAREAANKARRIKLEHFIWNDPETDAVSQPTEEETKLAPPAAQ, encoded by the coding sequence ATGTACCTACTGCTTTCATCACCCTATCTCTCCACGGCAACCAGAAAAGCAGCACATGCCTGTCTGATCGGCATGATGGCCGGCCTCTATATGGCTGTGGCTCTCCCGGCACAGGCCGAACCGGAACAATCCGAATCAGGAACGGCAACGGGAGACGGCATTAAAATCCCCGGAGCTTCCTTTCAGGAAGGATTGAAATCACTCCGCAGCAATGTCCCTCTTGTTGCAGCTCGCCATTTCAGGAAATCGCTCGATGCCAATTCTAAAAATTGGTCACGGGAACAGATAGTCATTGTCAGTCAATATCTAGCAGAATCCCTGATCCGCGGAGGGAGCTATCAGGAAGGGTTGGAACTCCTTTCTTCCCTGCCTCAGAATCCGGCCAACAACTACTGGACTGCTATCGGATTGATTGGACAGGGATCTCTGTCTAAAGCCCTCCAATGGCTCGTACGGACGGACTTGTCTCAATCTCCGGAATGGGTCCCGTACTTTCTCCAGGTACGAGCGGTTATTGCCGGTCGACTGCATGATTACCAGTTACTTCAAGCCAGCCTGGCTTCCCTGGTTGCTCTCAATCAAGGGGAATTGTCCGCCCGGGCCGCTGTCTGGCTTGCCGACTTCCAGATCAGGAAAAAAGAATATGAGCAAGCAGCAAAAACTCTGGCCCCCCTCCTGAAATCGCCGTCTACTCCCGAGGCTGGATCCGGACAACCGACTCCCCGTGAAGAACCTTCATGGATGGCCGTCATCAAGCCTCTTGCCCAAGTCGTACATGCCAATCTTCTCGCCAGCCAGGGACAATGGGACGAAGCCCAAAACGAACTGAAAACGCTTGCTTCTGCCAAAAATGCTCCGGACAAGGTAAAAGACTTGGCTCTTGTCGCCTCCGCCTTTCTGAAAATCGAACGGGAAAATGCATCTTCCGGTTCGGAATCCTCCTCCCCTGCCCCTGCTTCTACGGGAAGTGCAACTACGGACAATACGGATTATATGGGAGAAGACCAACTTCTTGCCTTCATTTCCAGCAATCCTGATTCCGCTCTTTTGACGGATGTCTTTTTAGTCCTGATGCGGGAAAAAACGTTTTCTTCCAATCCGCAGGCTTTGGAAAAGCTGACGTCTTGGGCGAACGGTTCCGACAATACCCGCCAGCCTCTGGCTGCCTATGCCCTGTGCGATGTCCTGGCAGGAAAAAAGGACTATGAGGAAATAATCGACCTGATCAGGAGAACTCTTAAAAAATCTCCCGCCAATCCTGTTTCCGAATCACTCTTGTTGAAAGCGCTCGGTATCCTGCTCAAGCAGGGACTTGTCGATCAGGCCGATGCGTTGATCAAAGAATTTCCCGGCTTCAAATCCGCTGCAGTCCGCTTCGAGGCCGGACGGATTGCCTATGAACAGCAGCGTTTCGATGATGCCCTCAATGCGTTCAAATCCGTAATTAGAACCGGAGGAGGAGACAATCTCATTTCCTCCGCCCTCTACAATGCCAACCTGACGGCACTGGAACTGGCGGATAAGAGTTCCCTTAAGGATGTGATGCAACAAACGGTAATGGACTCCAAATTGCGAGAAGCCCTTGCCTATGAGCAGGCTCACTATTCCGCCCAGAGGATGATGCCGGAGGCTCTGGAAGAACTTCGGAAAATGATCGCCGACTATCCCTCTTCACCTTGGGTGATTCCTGCCCGCCTCGACATGGCGGAAGTCATGCTGAACCTCAATCCTCCGGATGTAGACGGAGCCGTCCAGCAAATATCCCTGCTGAAAGAGGACGACATGGATGAAGAACAAAAATTGCGCCTCATTCGCTTGAATATTATGGTTCCGGAAATCCGGCAAAATTGGGCGGAAGCTATTTTTACCGCGCGCAAGGCTTTGAAACAGTATCCCAACGCTCCGTGCGCCGATGCCATTCAATTGAAACTGGGAGAACTGCTCTATAAGAACGGCAGCTTCAACGAGGCTCTCCTTGTGCTGCAGCCATTCGCTTCACAATATCCCGATTCCGACTTGCAACGCGCAGCCCTGTTTCTCGCAGGCAAAGCTGCGGAACAATGCAATACTCAGAGTTCTCTGGATACGGCCCTGACCCTGTTCCGGCAACTGGCTCATACGCCGGGCAAGCTGGCTCTCTCCTCGGAACTGGAAATTGCCACCCTCCTCCTCAGAAGCGGCAAGTCCCGCGAAGCTATTGCATCCTTGAACGAACTTCTTCAGCGTAAATTACCATCGACCATCCGCCTCCAGGCACTTTCCACAGAAGCCGATGCCTGGGCCTCTCTGGGAGAATCCGATCCCGAATCCCTGACCAAAGCCCGGGAATTCTGCACGAGGATGCTTGAGATGCCTAACATTCACCTCTACTGGAAATTTAAAGCGCTTTCACAACGAGCCCAGTTTGCCGAAAAGCAAGGAGATATGGAGGCCGCCCTGCATGATTACTCGACTATTCTCCAATACAAGCCCGACCCTCATTCCGTGGATAAGCGCGATTGGTACTGGTTCTACAGCGCCGGTTTTGCTGCCTTGCATATCCTCGAGCTGCGTCAAGATTGGCAGGCTGCCTTGAATCTTGCCGTCCGTCTTTCCAAAACAACCGGACCCAAGGCACGTGAAGCCGCCAACAAGGCACGCCGCATCAAGCTTGAGCATTTCATCTGGAACGATCCTGAAACGGATGCCGTATCCCAGCCAACCGAGGAGGAAACGAAACTCGCCCCTCCTGCGGCACAGTAA
- a CDS encoding PPK2 family polyphosphate kinase: MIQDPKGKSWRPNAAAVILSTDGKVLLGKDAGRNTYWHFPQGGAVKGETIEHALAREVWEEVGLRPGDYIIAKTLSGLRYKYPENNSKSGKWIGQEQTYFLLICKKDNPKTSVNRSPEFSKIRWFDRKELKLNLFPKFKRSVIKKVLDEFFPSVKLTAPSKSPLFSEAQHIYPINQSLPVMDRYLVPAGIKLNLKDYAPDDKSLFSGSKEEALIEFDTLNKEFQELQRKMYAENKHRILVVFQAMDAGGKDGCIRNVFSGIDPQGLRVVPFKKPTADELAHDYLWRIHREVPGNGQIAVFNRSHYEDIIAVKVKRIFPDEVWKRRYRSVIDFEHMLASEGTEIIKIFLNISKGEQKARLEGRLRNPDKVWKFQMDDLDDRNRWDEFQGAYRELIEATSFQHAPWYIIPADRKWYRNLIVTRILVEKLRSLNCEYPQLSFDPSTIRVND; this comes from the coding sequence ATGATTCAAGACCCCAAAGGCAAATCCTGGAGGCCGAATGCCGCCGCTGTCATTCTGAGTACGGATGGCAAGGTTCTCCTGGGCAAAGATGCAGGACGTAATACTTACTGGCATTTCCCCCAGGGAGGTGCCGTCAAAGGAGAAACCATCGAACATGCCCTGGCCCGGGAAGTATGGGAAGAAGTTGGTTTACGCCCGGGTGATTACATTATTGCCAAGACGCTCTCCGGACTGAGATACAAGTATCCGGAAAACAACAGTAAAAGCGGCAAATGGATCGGTCAGGAGCAAACCTACTTCCTGCTCATTTGCAAAAAGGACAATCCCAAGACATCCGTCAACAGGAGCCCCGAATTTTCAAAAATCAGATGGTTTGACCGGAAAGAATTGAAACTCAACCTCTTCCCAAAATTCAAACGCTCGGTTATCAAAAAGGTCCTCGATGAATTTTTCCCGTCTGTCAAATTGACGGCACCGTCCAAATCTCCGCTTTTTTCAGAAGCCCAACATATTTACCCTATTAATCAATCTCTTCCCGTTATGGACAGATATCTTGTGCCGGCCGGCATCAAACTCAATCTCAAAGACTATGCCCCCGATGACAAATCACTTTTTTCCGGGAGCAAGGAAGAAGCTCTGATTGAGTTTGACACCCTCAATAAGGAGTTTCAGGAATTACAAAGGAAGATGTATGCAGAAAACAAACACCGTATTCTCGTCGTCTTCCAGGCCATGGATGCCGGAGGCAAGGACGGTTGTATCAGAAACGTCTTTTCCGGTATCGATCCCCAAGGCCTCCGCGTCGTTCCTTTCAAGAAACCCACCGCAGACGAATTGGCCCATGACTATCTCTGGCGCATTCATCGGGAAGTCCCGGGAAATGGGCAGATAGCTGTTTTCAACCGCTCCCATTACGAAGATATTATCGCTGTCAAGGTGAAGAGGATCTTCCCGGACGAAGTCTGGAAAAGAAGATACCGCTCTGTCATTGACTTCGAACATATGCTGGCCAGCGAGGGTACGGAGATCATTAAAATATTCCTCAATATCTCCAAGGGCGAACAAAAAGCACGCCTGGAAGGTCGCCTGCGCAACCCTGACAAGGTCTGGAAATTCCAAATGGACGACCTTGATGACAGAAACAGATGGGACGAATTTCAGGGCGCTTATCGCGAGCTAATCGAGGCGACTTCTTTCCAGCACGCTCCTTGGTATATTATCCCCGCCGATCGCAAATGGTACAGAAACCTCATAGTAACAAGGATTCTTGTCGAAAAATTGCGCTCTCTCAACTGCGAATACCCTCAATTATCCTTCGATCCATCCACCATTCGAGTGAACGATTAA
- a CDS encoding DeoR/GlpR family DNA-binding transcription regulator — translation MKGNSKIIKKGAMLLASERNEYILRLLAEQGAARTTQLAKSMNVTDETVRNDLIRLEQSGLLVRVHGGAVSLNKKTSNENLLKHTTYDVELAKAVVRHMQPHSTIFLDGGTLGNLIASYLPAEDMTVVSNSTTVIERLKSNNNIEAYCTGGLLDRKSGLFIGHRAADSLGHMGLDNIILIADSYSASRGPGFSSQGKAEFFEKILPFTKSLCVVCPSASMQGPSSYYTIPLSKVNLLITDENVDEEELHDIEQTGVVVEQA, via the coding sequence ATGAAAGGCAATTCCAAAATAATAAAGAAAGGGGCAATGCTGCTGGCATCCGAAAGAAATGAATATATCTTGAGGCTACTGGCAGAACAAGGGGCAGCAAGAACCACCCAGCTTGCTAAATCGATGAACGTTACCGATGAAACGGTGCGAAACGATTTAATCAGACTTGAGCAAAGCGGTCTTCTCGTGCGAGTTCATGGTGGCGCTGTTTCGTTGAACAAAAAGACGAGCAATGAAAACCTGCTGAAGCATACGACCTATGATGTGGAACTTGCCAAGGCGGTTGTCAGACACATGCAACCTCATTCGACCATCTTTTTGGACGGAGGCACGCTGGGTAATCTCATCGCTTCCTACCTTCCGGCCGAAGATATGACTGTTGTATCCAATAGCACCACGGTGATCGAACGTCTCAAGTCCAATAACAATATCGAAGCATATTGTACCGGAGGATTGCTGGATCGCAAGTCCGGCCTTTTCATCGGCCACAGGGCTGCCGATTCGCTCGGACACATGGGACTGGACAACATCATCCTCATCGCCGATTCGTATTCGGCATCGCGCGGTCCCGGATTTTCCAGCCAGGGCAAGGCGGAATTCTTTGAAAAGATTCTTCCCTTCACGAAATCCCTGTGCGTCGTCTGTCCTTCTGCAAGCATGCAGGGACCGTCCTCCTACTACACCATCCCCCTGTCGAAAGTTAACCTTTTGATCACGGATGAGAATGTCGATGAAGAAGAACTTCACGACATCGAACAAACCGGGGTTGTCGTCGAACAAGCCTGA
- a CDS encoding glutamine synthetase III: MESIPAHPASGLSRIEEIYGKDVFGLSTMKRYLSRDVYKNLLNTIKKGSKLDSSIADEVAEAMKQWAISNGATHYTHWFQPLNDATAEKHEAFLEMDGGMASLEFSGKSLIQGEPDASSFPSGGLRATFEARGYTAWDPTSPAFIKRTNGSATLCIPTAFCSYTGQALDKKTPLLRSMKAVTGQAQRILACFGEKPDIVVNSSLGAEQEYFLVDLKLYTQRPDLIMCGRTIFGNVPPKHQQMEDHYFASIKERILEFMSEVDESLWRLGIPAKTRHNEVAPAQFEIAPIFEGINLAVDHNMQLMEVLSKTATKHGFACLFHEKPFDGINGSGKHNNWSLGAPGFGSLLNPGKSPHENAIFLTFLCAVIEAVDKHADLLRASVAKAGNDHRLGANEAPPAIISIYLGDLLDEIINQIEQGQTVASRQSGVMKIGVDSLPEFPLDTSDRNRTSPFAFTGNKFEFRAVGSSQTCAWPMTVLNLIVAEALDRIASILEPVAGKPEFRSTLQETLRDIVKKHKRIIFNGNGYSDEWIKEAERRGLPHLRTTPEALAILELPETVKLFSDYGVMSPSELHARYETQMEIYGKELDIEAKTAAEMVRTLYIPAVSKYLCQLHKTIASMSANHVSAGSECLAGIAASIGKLCDDLPAQLAALEHCDSFESQKSAMATLRFTIDSLEALTDHSVWPVPTYAQLLYIR; encoded by the coding sequence ATGGAATCAATCCCTGCACATCCCGCCTCCGGTTTATCCCGCATTGAAGAAATCTACGGGAAAGACGTCTTCGGCCTCAGCACAATGAAGCGTTACCTCTCCCGGGATGTGTACAAGAATCTGCTCAATACGATCAAGAAAGGAAGCAAGCTGGATTCCAGCATCGCCGACGAAGTTGCCGAAGCCATGAAGCAATGGGCTATCAGTAACGGAGCAACCCATTATACGCACTGGTTCCAGCCATTGAATGACGCGACGGCCGAAAAGCACGAGGCCTTTTTGGAAATGGACGGAGGAATGGCCTCTCTTGAGTTCTCGGGTAAGAGCCTGATCCAAGGAGAACCGGATGCATCGAGTTTTCCCTCCGGTGGCCTTCGCGCTACATTTGAAGCTCGCGGCTACACAGCCTGGGATCCCACCAGTCCCGCCTTTATTAAAAGGACCAACGGAAGTGCAACTCTGTGCATTCCGACCGCATTTTGTTCATACACGGGACAGGCTCTCGACAAGAAGACCCCCCTGCTCCGTTCCATGAAAGCCGTTACCGGGCAAGCCCAGCGCATTCTAGCCTGCTTTGGAGAAAAACCGGATATCGTGGTCAATTCCAGTCTCGGTGCGGAACAGGAATACTTCCTTGTGGATCTTAAACTCTACACTCAAAGACCGGACCTGATCATGTGCGGACGAACCATTTTCGGCAATGTTCCTCCCAAGCACCAGCAGATGGAAGACCACTACTTCGCCAGCATTAAGGAACGTATCCTGGAGTTCATGTCGGAAGTAGACGAATCCCTGTGGCGTCTCGGCATTCCGGCTAAAACACGCCACAATGAAGTCGCTCCGGCACAATTTGAAATCGCTCCTATCTTCGAGGGAATCAACTTGGCTGTGGATCATAACATGCAGCTCATGGAAGTTCTCAGCAAAACAGCGACCAAGCACGGTTTTGCATGCCTCTTCCATGAAAAGCCCTTCGACGGCATCAACGGATCCGGCAAACACAACAATTGGTCCCTGGGTGCCCCCGGATTCGGCAGTTTACTCAACCCTGGCAAAAGCCCGCATGAAAATGCCATCTTCCTGACTTTCCTGTGCGCCGTGATTGAAGCAGTGGACAAACATGCCGATCTTCTGAGAGCTTCCGTCGCTAAGGCAGGCAACGATCACCGCCTCGGTGCCAACGAAGCCCCCCCCGCTATTATCTCCATTTATTTGGGCGATCTGCTGGACGAGATCATCAATCAGATCGAACAAGGACAGACGGTGGCATCCCGCCAAAGCGGAGTCATGAAAATCGGAGTCGATTCCCTGCCCGAGTTCCCTCTGGATACATCGGATCGCAACCGCACAAGCCCGTTTGCCTTTACCGGCAACAAGTTTGAGTTCCGCGCCGTCGGTTCCTCTCAAACCTGTGCCTGGCCGATGACCGTATTGAACTTGATTGTTGCGGAAGCTCTTGATCGCATTGCTTCCATTCTGGAACCTGTTGCCGGCAAACCCGAATTCCGCAGTACACTGCAGGAAACACTCCGGGACATCGTGAAGAAGCACAAGAGAATCATCTTCAACGGAAACGGATACAGTGACGAATGGATCAAGGAAGCGGAACGCCGCGGCTTGCCCCACCTTCGTACAACCCCGGAAGCCCTGGCCATTTTGGAACTGCCGGAAACAGTGAAACTTTTCAGCGATTACGGAGTCATGTCTCCCTCCGAATTGCATGCCCGGTACGAAACCCAAATGGAAATCTACGGTAAGGAACTGGACATTGAGGCAAAAACAGCAGCGGAAATGGTGCGTACACTCTACATCCCGGCTGTTTCCAAGTACCTCTGCCAGTTACACAAGACTATCGCTTCCATGTCCGCGAACCATGTGTCCGCCGGAAGCGAATGCCTGGCCGGCATTGCCGCCAGCATCGGCAAACTCTGCGATGATCTGCCTGCCCAGCTGGCAGCGCTGGAACATTGCGACTCATTCGAAAGCCAAAAATCGGCAATGGCCACTCTGCGATTCACCATCGACAGCCTGGAAGCGCTAACCGACCATTCCGTCTGGCCCGTGCCGACATACGCCCAATTACTCTATATCCGATAA